A section of the Castanea sativa cultivar Marrone di Chiusa Pesio chromosome 12, ASM4071231v1 genome encodes:
- the LOC142620381 gene encoding B3 domain-containing transcription factor VRN1-like: MRGNKPPRTKVVLNCDHHHQRPSSSMAGRCKGRTPSHFFKIILPSTIQHMKLSIPEKFVREFGDELSAVAKLTVPYGRSWQVGLEKADKNIWFCDGWKDFVKYYSICYGYFLVFEYQGNSNFHVLVFDKTATEIQYPLSNNCKLEDQVDSMELDDANISMHDKNENEMSYSDDELPTKHEELREKSVKKEISGMSSRGKLMMSRGRERAIQAARRFKPKNPSFMGIIGSANMHKHTMYIPARFAITHLCGPQIAKLETSDGRQWSVNCHKRGRLTSAMNLGRGWTVFSRENCLEEGDVCVFELIKRKPVVLSVSIFRVVDKCIASEISFKD; encoded by the exons ATGCGTGGGAACAA ACCTCCCCGGACTAAAGTGGTGCTCAACtgtgatcatcatcatcaacggCCTTCAAGTTCTATGGCGGGCAGGTGCAAGGGCAGGACACCCTCTCACTTCTTCAAGATAATCCTTCCCTCCACCATTCAACACATGAAACTG AGCATTCCTGAAAAGTTTGTGAGGGAATTTGGGGATGAACTATCCGCTGTTGCCAAACTCACTGTACCCTATGGTCGTAGTTGGCAAGTGGGATTGGAGAAAGCTGACAAGAACATTTGGTTTTGTGATGGTTGGAAGGATTTTGTCAAATACTATTCTATTTGTTATGGTTACTTTCTAGTCTTTGAATATCAAGGAAATTCAAATTTCCATGTTCTTGTATTTGATAAGACTGCAACTGAGATTCAGTATCCATTGAGCAACAACTGTAAATTGGAAGATCAGGTGGACAGTATGGAATTAGATGATGCAAACATATCAATGCACGACAAGAATGAAAACGAAATGTCTTACTCAGATGATGAGTTGCCCACAAAACATGAAGAACTAAGAGAAAAGTCtgtaaagaaagaaatttctgGCATGTCTTCAAGAGGGAAACTCATGATGTccagaggaagagagagagcaatCCAAGCAGCCAGAAGGTTTAAGCCTAAAAATCCTTCTTTCATGGGAATCATAGGGAGTGCTAATATGCATAAACATACAATG TATATTCCTGCCAGATTTGCTATAACGCATCTTTGTGGGCCTCAAATTGCGAAGCTGGAGACATCTGATGGAAGACAATGGTCTGTCAATTGCCATAAAAGAGGTCGCTTAACTTCAGCAATGAATTTAGGAAGGGGATGGACTGTATTTTCTAGGGAGAATTGTTTAGAAGAAGGAGATGTTTGTGTCTTTGAGCTGATCAAGAGGAAGCCTGTTGTGCTTAGTGTGTCAATATTTCGTGTAGTCGACAAATGCATTGCCAGTGAAATAAGCTTCAAAGACTAA
- the LOC142618823 gene encoding B3 domain-containing transcription factor VRN1-like codes for MAAKPKTRRTRVVPDWKYDHHQHWPSSSMSMAPSHFFKIILPSTMQEMKLSIPEKFVSEFGDELSSVAKLTVPYGRIWLVGLEKSDKNIWFGDGWQDFVEYHSICYGYFLVFRYEGNSNFHVLVFDKTATEIQYPSSKNCKLEDQVDVLKLGDANISMHDKLDENEISDSDEWPTKHEVREKFLKKRYSGTSSKKKVKMSRGRERAIQAARMLKPKNPSFIGVLRPNYIQRYIMYVPVQFAVKYLSQPKIVKLQTSNGKQWPAKCILRDRASSAMNIGRGWTVFSRDNNLEEGDVCVFELIKKQPVVLKVSIFRVVDYAV; via the exons ATGGCAGCTAAACCAAAGACTCGTCGGACTAGAGTGGTACCCGACTGGAAATATGATCATCATCAACATTGGCCTTCAAGTTCTATGTCTATGGCACCCTCTCACTTCTTCAAGATAATCCTTCCCTCCACCATGCAAGAAATGAAACTG AGTATCCCTGAAAAATTTGTGAGTGAATTTGGGGATGAACTATCCTCTGTTGCAAAACTCACTGTACCCTATGGTCGTATTTGGCTTGTGGGATTGGAGAAATCTGACAAGAACATTTGGTTTGGTGATGGTTGGCAAGATTTTGTAGAAtaccattctatttgttatggTTACTTTCTAGTCTTTAGATATGAAGGAAATTCAAATTTCCATGTTCTTGTATTTGATAAGACTGCCACAGAGATTCAGTATCCATCAAGCAAGAATTGTAAATTGGAAGATCAAGTGGACGTTTTGAAATTAGGTGATGCAAATATATCAATGCATGACAAGTTGGATGAAAATGAAATATCTGACTCGGACGAGTGGCCTACAAAACATGAAGTGAGAGAaaagtttttaaagaaaagatatTCCGGCACATcttcaaaaaagaaagttaagaTGTccagaggaagagagagagcaatCCAAGCAGCCAGAAtgttgaagcctaaaaatcctTCTTTCATAGGTGTCTTGCGGCCAAATTATATACAAAGATATATTATG TATGTGCCTGTCCAATTTGCTGTCAAGTATCTTAGTCAGCCTAAAATTGTCAAACTTCAGACTTCTAACGGAAAGCAATGGCCTGCCAAATGCATTCTCAGAGATCGTGCAAGCTCAGCAATGAATATAGGGCGGGGTTGGACAGTATTTTCAAGGGACAATAATTTGGAAGAAGGAGATGTTTGTGTCTTTGAGCTGATCAAGAAGCAGCCAGTTGTGCTTAAGGTATCAATATTTCGCGTAGTTGACTATGCAGTGTAA
- the LOC142621281 gene encoding B3 domain-containing transcription factor VRN1-like, giving the protein MMVAKSKTGRSWLQVPSRSSSMAAGRGSKPYHFFKIILPSTMHDMKLRIPEKFVREFGDELSTSVKLIVTYGCVWQVGLEKANKNIWFCDGWKDFVEYYSICYGYFLVFKYQGNSNFHVLVFDKTATEIQYPLSMNCKLEDQADIMELEDANISMHHKNDNEMSNSDELATKHVEAKEKFVKKIFSGRSSKGEFKMSRGRERAIQAARMFKPKNPSFIGIMRHYNMSSRYMYVPAGFAFKYLHQHDQIAKLENSEGRQWPVNCYYKPSSSAMNMGQGWIEFARHNDLAEGDVCVFELIKRKPVVLNVSMFCVVDYDIPAK; this is encoded by the exons atgatgGTAGCTAAATCAAAGACTGGAAGGAGTTGGTTACAGGTGCCTTCAAGATCAAGTTCTATGGCAGCCGGAAGGGGCAGCAAACCCTATCACTTTTTCAAGATAATCCTTCCCTCCACCATGCATGACATGAAACTG AGGATCCCTGAAAAGTTTGTAAGAGAATTTGGGGATGAACTATCCACTTCTGTCAAACTCATCGTTACCTATGGTTGTGTTTGGCAAGTGGGATTGGAGAAAGCAAATAAGAACATTTGGTTTTGTGATGGCTGGAAGGATTTTGTTGAATATTATTCTATTTGTTATGGTTACTTTCTAGTCTTTAAATATCAAGGAAATTCAAATTTCCACGTTCTTGTTTTTGACAAGACTGCCACTGAGATTCAGTATCCATTGAGCATGAATTGTAAATTGGAAGACCAGGCAGACATTATGGAATTAGAAGATGCAAACATATCAATGCATCACAAGAATGACAATGAAATGTCTAACTCAGATGAGTTGGCCACGAAACATGTTGAAGCGaaagaaaaatttgtaaagaaaatctTTTCTGGCAGGTCTTCAAAAGGGGAATTCAAGATGtctagaggaagagagagagcaatCCAAGCAGCCAGAATGTTTAAGCCTAAAAATCCTTCTTTCATAGGAATCATGAGACATTATAATATGAGTAGCCGCTATATG TATGTACCTGCGGGATTTGCTTTCAAGTATCTTCATCAGCATGACCAAATTGCCAAACTGGAGAATTCTGAAGGAAGACAATGGCCTGTCAATTGCTATTACAAACCTTCAAGCTCGGCAATGAATATGGGGCAGGGATGGATTGAGTTTGCCAGGCATAATGATTTAGCAGAAGGAGATGTTTGTGTCTTTGAACTGATCAAGAGAAAGCCTGTTGTGCTTAATGTGTCGATGTTTTGTGTAGTTGATTATGATATACCAGCGAAATAA